A single window of Mangifera indica cultivar Alphonso unplaced genomic scaffold, CATAS_Mindica_2.1 Un_0027, whole genome shotgun sequence DNA harbors:
- the LOC123206182 gene encoding transcription factor NAI1-like, protein MDSLDNQLYGVNFSQITHSNHGFHPEAPSRHALVEMSTKQADSLNSFTAEHISSNASPSFISSQIISFGNSSAASPPISDLVSSSKEAMIPKTEPRTSLYAQEHLVAERKRREKLSQRLIALSALVPGLKKTDKASVLGDAVKYLKQLQERVKKLEELAAKKAMESKVVVKKSRLFIEEDETSPSDEKSCDQSNQYLPEIEARVSDRDVLVRIQCEKNEDCLVNILKEIEKHNLTVAKSNVLSFGNSTLDITVVARMDSEFSLTAKDLAKNLRLALLHPSAKRKLC, encoded by the exons ATGGACTCTCTTGATAACCAGCTATATGGAGTCAATTTTTCGCAAATCACACACAGCAATCACGGTTTTCACCCTGAAGCGCCTTCTCGTCATGCCCTTGTTGAGATGTCTACAAAACAAGCGGATAGCTTGAACTCTTTCACGGCTGAACACATTTCTTCTAATGCTTCTCCTTCTTTCATCTCCTCCCAAATTATTTCTTTTGGGAACTCCTCCGCCGCATCTCCGCCTATTTCTGATCTAGTCTCCAGTAGCAAAGAAGCCATGATTCCTAAGACTGAGCCTAGGACTTCTTTATATGCTCAAGAGCATTTAGTTGCAGAAAGAAAACGCCGCGAAAAGCTTAGCCAACGGTTGATAGCTCTTTCAGCTCTTGTTCCTGGACTAAAGAAG ACAGATAAGGCTTCTGTCCTTGGAGACGCTGTCAAGTACTTGAAACAACTTCAGGAGCGTGTGAAAAAGCTTGAAGAACTGGCAGCAAAGAAAGCAATGGAATCAAAGGTTGTGGTGAAGAAATCTCGTCTCtttattgaagaagatgaaacttCTCCATCTGATGAGAAGTCTTGTGACCAGTCCAACCAATATCTCCCTGAAATCGAAGCCAGAGTTTCAGATAGGGACGTGCTTGTTAGAATCCAATGTGAGAAGAACGAAGACTGCCTTGTAAACATACTTAAAGAAATTGAGAAGCATAATTTAACTGTTGCCAAAAGCAATGTTTTATCATTTGGGAACTCTACTCTTGATATAACTGTTGTCGCACGG ATGGACAGTGAATTCTCACTTACAGCGAAAGATCTTGCGAAAAATCTTCGACTAGCTCTATTGCATCCATCTGCCAAAAGAAAGCTGTGCTGA